In Choloepus didactylus isolate mChoDid1 chromosome X, mChoDid1.pri, whole genome shotgun sequence, a genomic segment contains:
- the LOC119523744 gene encoding 40S ribosomal protein S6-like produces the protein MKLNNSVPATGFHKFIEVDNEHKLHTFYEKHMAPDVADVTLGEEWKGYVVRISGGNGKQGFLLKQGVLTHGHVSLLLSKGHSCYRPRRTGERKCKSVWVCIVDANLRVLNLVIVKKVEKDIPRLTDTTVPHHLGPERASRIHKLFSLSKEDDVHQYVVRKPLNKEGKKPRTKAPKSQHLVTSCALQHKCQHVALKKQCSKKNKEKATEYAKLLAKRMKAAKEKCQEQIAK, from the coding sequence ATGAAGCTGAATAACTCTGTCCCAGCCACTGGCTTCCACAAATTCATTGAAGTGGACAATGAACACAAACTTCATACATTTTATGAGAAGCATATGGCCCCAGACGTTGCTGATGTCACCCTGGGTGAAGAGTGGAAGGGTTATGTTGTCAGAATCAGTGGTGGAAATGGCAAACAAGGTTTCCTCCTGAAACAGGGTGTCTTGACCCATGGCCATGTCTCCCTCTTACTGAGTAAGGGGCATTCCTGTTATAGACCACGgagaactggagaaagaaagTGCAAATCTGTTTGGGTTTGCATTGTGGATGCCAATCTGAGAGTTCTCAACCTGGTTATTGTAAAAAAAGTAGAGAAGGATATTCCCAGACTGACTGATACTACTGTGCCTCATCACCTGGGGCCTGAAAGAGCTAGCAGAATCCACAAACTTTTCAGTCTTTCTAAAGAAGATGATGTCCACCAGTATGTTGTAAGAAAGCCCCTGAACAAAGAAGGTAAGAAACCCAGAACCAAAGCACCCAAGAGTCAGCATCTTGTTACTTCATGTGCCCTGCAGCATAAATGTCAGCATGTTGCCCTGAAGAAACAGTGttctaagaaaaataaggaaaaggccACAGAATATGCTAAACTCTTGGCCAAGAGAATGAAGGCAGCCAAAGAAAAATGCCAGGAACAGATTGCCAAGTGA